In one window of Rhodopseudomonas palustris HaA2 DNA:
- a CDS encoding PAS domain-containing protein — MATKIRPTGKEVVFPAAELIVSKTDLKGRITYANRTFCRIAGYSEAELLGQPHSIIRHPDMPRAVFRLVWETIAAGREMFGYVKNMAHSGDHYWVFAHITPSFDDAGKIIGYHSNRRAPDRSVVETAIAPLYAEVLRIENSHANGKDAVEAGTRALVDFVASKKVSYDELMFALQSAA, encoded by the coding sequence ATGGCCACAAAAATCCGGCCCACCGGCAAGGAAGTCGTGTTTCCCGCCGCGGAACTAATCGTCTCCAAGACCGATCTCAAGGGGCGCATCACTTACGCGAACCGGACGTTTTGCCGGATCGCCGGTTACAGCGAGGCCGAACTACTCGGCCAGCCGCACAGCATCATCCGCCATCCCGACATGCCGCGCGCGGTGTTCCGCCTGGTGTGGGAAACCATCGCCGCCGGTCGCGAGATGTTCGGCTATGTCAAGAACATGGCGCATTCGGGCGACCATTACTGGGTGTTCGCGCATATCACCCCGTCGTTCGACGATGCCGGCAAGATCATCGGCTATCACTCCAATCGACGCGCGCCGGATCGCAGCGTGGTCGAGACTGCGATCGCGCCGCTCTATGCCGAGGTGCTCCGCATCGAAAACAGTCATGCCAACGGCAAGGACGCGGTCGAGGCCGGCACCCGGGCGCTGGTGGATTTCGTGGCTTCCAAGAAGGTCAGCTATGACGAACTCATGTTCGCTCTCCAGAGCGCAGCTTAG
- a CDS encoding methyl-accepting chemotaxis protein, whose translation MNYPTAALSLQAVALVAAALAFIGVTGTARRIEQARDVCRRVADGDFEARILHIPTSGRLGEMLGAINDVVDDCDAFVREATASMHAVQHHHYFRRILPGGLHGALLRGATTINHATDSIEARIRSFDQQAAGLERAVSDVVGALDEDSSGMRDTASNLTRGASTTRESLTAVAVASEQASGNMRSVANATAGLSSSARAVGADIGRSSEIVSRAVTRVSEASADVAKLRDVAERISQVVKSIETIASQTNLLALNATIEAARAGDAGRGFAVVAHEVKSLAEQTAKFTGEIEAQVDHVHGAADAVSTSIGEIGAVMTEVVGITGTIAEAAEAQSVATAEIAQNIEQAFAMVSDIASSIQTVTATARETESYAAATMTTSNHLSSNSGTLARQIRDYLDQVRKDLIEQNAA comes from the coding sequence ATGAATTATCCGACGGCGGCGTTGTCGCTGCAGGCGGTCGCGCTCGTGGCGGCGGCGCTGGCGTTTATCGGCGTGACCGGAACGGCGCGGCGGATCGAGCAGGCGCGCGACGTCTGCCGGCGGGTCGCCGACGGCGATTTCGAGGCCCGCATCCTGCACATTCCGACCTCCGGCCGCCTCGGCGAAATGCTCGGCGCGATCAACGACGTGGTCGACGATTGCGATGCCTTCGTGCGGGAAGCCACCGCGTCGATGCATGCCGTTCAGCATCACCACTATTTCCGGCGGATCCTGCCCGGCGGCCTGCACGGCGCGCTGCTGCGCGGCGCCACCACGATCAACCACGCCACCGACAGCATCGAAGCCCGCATCCGGAGCTTCGATCAACAGGCCGCCGGACTCGAGCGGGCCGTCAGTGACGTCGTCGGCGCGCTCGACGAGGATTCTTCCGGCATGCGCGACACCGCGAGCAATCTGACCCGCGGCGCATCAACGACCCGCGAGAGCCTCACCGCGGTCGCCGTGGCGTCGGAACAGGCCAGCGGCAACATGCGCTCGGTGGCGAACGCCACCGCCGGCTTGTCGTCCAGCGCCCGCGCGGTCGGCGCGGATATCGGCCGTTCGTCCGAGATCGTCAGCCGCGCCGTCACGCGCGTGTCGGAAGCCTCCGCCGACGTCGCCAAGTTGCGCGACGTCGCCGAACGGATCAGTCAGGTGGTGAAGTCGATCGAGACCATCGCCAGCCAGACCAATCTGCTGGCGCTCAATGCCACCATCGAAGCGGCGCGCGCCGGCGATGCCGGCCGCGGCTTCGCCGTCGTCGCCCACGAAGTCAAGTCGCTCGCCGAACAGACCGCGAAGTTCACCGGCGAGATCGAGGCGCAGGTCGATCACGTCCACGGCGCCGCGGACGCGGTCAGCACGTCGATCGGCGAGATCGGCGCGGTGATGACGGAAGTCGTCGGCATCACCGGAACCATCGCCGAAGCCGCCGAGGCACAGTCGGTCGCGACCGCGGAGATCGCGCAGAACATCGAGCAGGCGTTCGCGATGGTGAGCGATATCGCCAGCAGCATCCAGACCGTCACCGCGACCGCGCGCGAAACCGAGAGCTACGCCGCCGCGACAATGACGACGTCGAATCACCTGTCGTCCAATTCGGGGACGCTGGCACGGCAGATCCGCGACTATCTCGACCAGGTGCGCAAGGACCTGATCGAGCAGAACGCGGCGTAG
- a CDS encoding site-specific DNA-methyltransferase, whose protein sequence is MILSRRGASARAPRTQFESAPENRIIVGDCVAEMSKLPAKSVDLVFADPPYNLQLKGALKRPDESQVDAVDDDWDKFSSFAAYDDFTRAWLLAARRIMKPSATIWVIGSYHNIFRVGAIMQDLGFWVLNDIVWRKTNPMPNFRGRRFTNAHETMIWAARDENAKGYTFNYDALKASNEDVQARSDWLIPLCTGDERLKGKDGKKVHPTQKPEGLLARVLLSSSKPGDLVIDPFNGTGTTGAVAKRLRRNYIGFERDRTYADAARARIDAVEPLPEDTLKPFLTARDAPRVAFSELIERGMISPGAKLVDSKKRHGALVRADGAIMLGDKVGSIHRIGAMAQGSEACNGWTFWHVETTKGLRLIDELRAEVRSAMAVG, encoded by the coding sequence ATGATTTTGTCGCGTCGCGGGGCGTCTGCAAGGGCGCCCCGCACTCAATTCGAGTCCGCTCCGGAGAATCGAATCATCGTCGGCGATTGCGTCGCCGAGATGTCGAAGCTTCCGGCCAAATCGGTCGATCTGGTGTTCGCCGATCCGCCGTACAATCTTCAACTCAAGGGCGCGCTCAAACGCCCCGACGAATCGCAGGTCGACGCGGTCGACGACGATTGGGACAAGTTCTCGTCGTTCGCCGCCTATGACGACTTCACCCGCGCCTGGCTGCTCGCGGCACGCCGGATCATGAAGCCGTCTGCGACGATCTGGGTGATCGGCTCGTATCACAACATCTTCCGCGTCGGCGCGATCATGCAGGACCTCGGGTTCTGGGTGCTCAACGACATCGTCTGGCGCAAGACCAACCCGATGCCGAATTTCCGCGGCCGCAGATTCACCAATGCCCACGAGACCATGATCTGGGCAGCGCGCGACGAGAACGCCAAGGGCTACACCTTCAACTACGACGCGCTGAAGGCCTCGAACGAGGACGTCCAGGCACGCTCCGACTGGCTGATTCCGCTGTGCACCGGCGACGAACGGCTGAAGGGCAAGGACGGCAAGAAGGTGCATCCGACGCAGAAGCCGGAAGGCCTGCTGGCGCGCGTGCTGTTGAGTTCGTCGAAGCCCGGCGATCTGGTGATCGATCCGTTCAATGGAACCGGCACCACCGGCGCCGTCGCCAAGCGTCTGCGCCGCAACTACATCGGCTTCGAGCGCGACCGCACCTATGCGGACGCGGCGCGGGCGCGAATCGATGCGGTCGAACCGCTCCCGGAAGACACGCTGAAACCGTTCCTCACCGCGCGCGACGCGCCGCGGGTGGCGTTCTCCGAACTGATCGAGCGCGGCATGATCTCGCCGGGCGCCAAACTGGTCGACTCGAAGAAGCGCCACGGCGCGCTGGTCCGCGCCGACGGCGCGATCATGCTCGGCGACAAGGTCGGCTCCATCCACCGCATCGGCGCAATGGCGCAGGGCTCCGAAGCCTGCAACGGCTGGACCTTCTGGCACGTCGAGACCACCAAGGGCCTGCGCCTGATCGACGAACTGCGCGCCGAAGTGCGCAGCGCGATGGCCGTCGGCTGA
- the ypfJ gene encoding KPN_02809 family neutral zinc metallopeptidase: MRDDDFRRSDNIDDRRDSGGGGGGGFPMGGGGLGIGAIVVLGLIGWATGIDPRLLISGAEMLTGGAPTQQSERSSPGKQGAPTDDMGKMISGVLGEIDDRWTEIFKANGQTYVGPKIVLFRNSTNGGRCGMAQSAMGPFYCPPDKQIFIDTNFFKQVETRFKGCSGSACRFTAAYIIAHEAGHHVQNLLGILPRVTRLQQQAGSRAESNALQVRVELQADCLSGVWVNREEKKRPNFLEPGDIDAALTTASAIGDDTLQRNAGRDVVPDSFTHGSAAQRKRWFMTGYQQGTIQSCNTFAAERL, from the coding sequence ATGCGTGACGATGATTTCCGTCGCAGCGACAATATCGACGACCGACGCGACAGCGGTGGTGGCGGCGGCGGCGGATTTCCGATGGGCGGCGGCGGATTGGGGATCGGCGCGATCGTCGTGCTCGGCCTGATCGGCTGGGCCACGGGCATCGATCCGCGGCTGCTGATCAGCGGCGCCGAGATGCTCACCGGCGGCGCGCCGACCCAGCAGAGCGAGCGGTCCTCGCCCGGCAAGCAGGGCGCGCCGACCGACGACATGGGCAAGATGATCTCCGGCGTGCTCGGCGAGATCGATGATCGCTGGACCGAAATCTTCAAGGCCAATGGCCAGACCTATGTCGGGCCGAAGATCGTGCTGTTCCGCAATTCCACCAATGGCGGTCGCTGCGGCATGGCGCAATCGGCGATGGGGCCGTTCTATTGTCCGCCGGACAAGCAGATCTTCATCGACACCAATTTCTTCAAGCAGGTCGAAACCCGCTTCAAGGGCTGCTCCGGCAGCGCCTGCCGGTTCACGGCGGCCTACATCATCGCCCACGAGGCCGGTCACCACGTCCAGAACCTGCTCGGTATCCTGCCGCGCGTGACGCGCCTGCAGCAGCAGGCGGGCTCGCGCGCCGAATCCAACGCGCTGCAGGTGCGCGTCGAATTGCAGGCCGATTGCCTGTCCGGCGTCTGGGTCAACCGGGAGGAGAAGAAGCGGCCGAACTTCCTGGAGCCCGGCGATATCGACGCGGCGTTGACCACGGCGAGCGCGATCGGCGACGACACGCTGCAGCGCAACGCCGGCCGGGACGTGGTGCCGGATTCCTTCACCCACGGCTCGGCCGCGCAGCGCAAGCGCTGGTTCATGACCGGCTATCAGCAGGGCACGATCCAGTCGTGCAACACCTTCGCGGCGGAGAGGCTGTAA
- the moaB gene encoding molybdenum cofactor biosynthesis protein B, translating into MASSEQPKTFIPLNIAVLTVSDTRSLDDDKSGATLVERLTAAGHHLAAREIVKDDIAAIRDVVRRWIADDGVDAIITTGGTGFTGRDVTPEAIEPLFEKRMDGFSIAFHMMSYAKIGTSTIQSRATAGVAGATYLFCLPGSPGACRDGWDGILAAQLDYRTRPCNFVEIMPRLDEHLRRDKA; encoded by the coding sequence ATGGCCTCCTCCGAACAGCCGAAGACTTTCATCCCGCTCAACATCGCGGTGCTCACCGTGTCCGATACGCGTTCGCTCGACGACGACAAGTCGGGCGCGACGCTGGTCGAGCGGCTGACGGCGGCGGGACACCATCTCGCGGCGCGGGAGATCGTGAAGGACGATATCGCGGCGATTCGCGATGTCGTGCGGCGCTGGATCGCCGACGATGGCGTCGACGCGATCATCACCACCGGCGGCACCGGCTTCACCGGCCGCGACGTCACGCCGGAGGCGATCGAGCCGCTGTTCGAAAAGCGCATGGACGGCTTCTCGATCGCGTTCCACATGATGAGCTACGCCAAGATCGGCACCTCGACGATCCAGTCGCGCGCCACCGCCGGCGTCGCCGGCGCGACCTACCTCTTCTGCCTGCCGGGCTCGCCCGGCGCCTGCCGCGACGGCTGGGACGGCATTCTGGCCGCACAGCTCGATTACCGCACCCGGCCGTGCAACTTCGTCGAGATCATGCCGCGACTCGACGAACACCTGCGCCGCGACAAGGCCTAA
- a CDS encoding CoA transferase subunit A: MGEIVSLQQLAAQVRDGMTVALSSDNAGVAMAATAAILANRPKNLHLVCVPISGMQADMLIGEGLVGTLETSAVTLGEAGGAPRFADGIRNGAFKMMDATCPAILAGLVAGQKGVPFMPIRGIIGSDLLASRPDWKVIDNPFAENDPIVVVSAIRPDIALFHAPEADRFGNVRIGRQTELAAMAYAAKTTLVTVERIVETSLLADERSAAGVLPALYVGAIAEAKHGAWPLGLAGEYVTDSAEVARYAKMARSADGFAAYMKGFAQAFEAVA; this comes from the coding sequence GTGGGAGAGATCGTTTCGCTGCAGCAACTGGCCGCGCAGGTGCGCGACGGCATGACGGTGGCGCTGTCGTCCGACAATGCCGGCGTCGCGATGGCCGCCACCGCCGCCATCCTCGCCAACCGCCCGAAAAATCTGCACCTCGTTTGCGTTCCGATCAGCGGCATGCAGGCCGACATGCTGATCGGCGAGGGGCTGGTCGGCACGCTCGAGACCAGCGCGGTGACGCTGGGTGAAGCCGGCGGCGCGCCGCGATTCGCCGACGGGATTCGCAACGGCGCGTTCAAGATGATGGATGCGACCTGCCCGGCGATTCTCGCCGGCCTCGTCGCCGGTCAGAAGGGCGTGCCGTTCATGCCGATCCGCGGCATCATCGGCAGCGACCTGCTGGCCTCGCGGCCGGACTGGAAGGTGATCGACAATCCGTTCGCTGAGAACGACCCGATCGTCGTGGTGTCGGCGATCCGGCCCGACATCGCGCTGTTTCACGCCCCCGAGGCCGATCGCTTCGGCAATGTCCGGATCGGACGGCAGACCGAGCTCGCGGCGATGGCCTATGCGGCCAAGACCACGCTGGTGACGGTCGAGCGCATCGTCGAGACCTCGCTGCTCGCCGACGAACGCTCTGCGGCGGGCGTGTTGCCGGCGCTGTATGTCGGCGCGATCGCCGAGGCGAAGCACGGCGCCTGGCCGCTGGGCCTCGCCGGTGAATACGTCACCGACTCGGCCGAAGTCGCACGCTACGCCAAGATGGCGCGCTCGGCCGACGGCTTCGCGGCCTACATGAAGGGCTTCGCGCAGGCATTCGAGGCGGTGGCATGA
- a CDS encoding CoA transferase, translating into MSALPATSREILIATIADLLDGVRTVAVGASSPMPAAGAMLLRARNESRGRERVRVIVLGSRQHNFFTNGSFELFDATAQGRIDAFFLGGGQIDGQANINLVGTGDYPASTVRWPGSFGSAFMYYLIPRVILFREEHSPRVLVDKVDFVSAPGSSEGIHRSGGPHALLTGLALFDFDKENKRFALRSVHRGGSAAAVRAATGFDYDVPDEVPFTPEPDAETLSLLRGRVTTELAECYPQFVETMVADRAA; encoded by the coding sequence ATGAGCGCGCTGCCTGCGACGTCCCGCGAAATCCTGATCGCCACCATCGCCGATCTGCTCGACGGCGTCCGCACCGTCGCGGTCGGCGCGTCGTCGCCGATGCCGGCAGCCGGCGCGATGCTGCTGCGTGCCCGCAACGAGAGCCGCGGCCGCGAGCGCGTGCGGGTGATCGTGCTCGGCTCGCGCCAGCATAATTTCTTCACCAACGGCTCGTTCGAACTGTTCGACGCCACCGCCCAAGGCCGCATCGACGCGTTCTTCCTTGGCGGCGGGCAGATCGACGGGCAGGCCAACATCAATCTGGTCGGCACCGGCGACTATCCGGCGAGCACTGTGCGCTGGCCGGGCTCGTTCGGCTCCGCCTTCATGTATTATCTGATCCCGCGGGTGATCCTGTTCCGCGAGGAACACTCGCCGCGGGTGCTGGTCGACAAGGTCGATTTCGTCAGCGCGCCGGGATCGAGCGAGGGCATTCATCGCAGCGGCGGGCCGCATGCGCTGCTGACTGGCCTCGCGCTGTTCGACTTCGACAAGGAGAACAAGCGCTTTGCGCTGCGCAGCGTGCATCGCGGCGGCTCGGCTGCCGCTGTCCGCGCCGCCACCGGCTTCGACTACGACGTGCCGGACGAGGTGCCGTTCACGCCGGAGCCGGATGCGGAAACGCTTTCGCTGCTGCGCGGCCGGGT